The Pseudanabaena sp. PCC 6802 genomic interval TATTAGTTCTATTCCCTTCCTATTTCTGGCATTCTACGATTCCATTTAGCGGCGATTCCCTTCAGGATGCGCTCCGCCGCGATCGCATCTGCATCTCTTTTAACGTCATTCCTAATGACTGAGCATCCAGGGGCGGCCTTTGGCGCTGCGAGGGCTGTTGTTCCTCTCGCGATCGCTAGTATTCACGACGCGCGGTTCGGAATTCACGCCAATTTGACTGCGGAGGGAAGGGGAAAGCGAAACTAGTCCAGCGGTTGAATAAATTCTACGCGCTGGCACCTCGCAAGTCGGACAGGCTAGAGGGTTGCTAGCTTCGCTAATCGGACGAAAGCAGTCGAATACGCCGCAGGTATCGCACTTAAATTCGTAAAGTGGCATAACAGGTTGAGATTCAATCAGGTTGGCAGGATATTACGTTCGAAGATGGCAGTAGGAACTGCGATCGTGCAGCAAGCATTGGGAATATCGACAATGCCGCTAATGCGACCTTCACAGGGGGCTGCACCCAGCAGCAGATAAATCTGCTCGCCCGTATAGCCAAATTTCTTGAAATACTCAATAGCATTTAGACAGGCACGGCGGTAAGCCACATGCGCGTCCAGATAATATTGCTTGCCTGTAAACTCATCGACAGAGATACCTTCAAAGACAAGGTATTCGGAATAACGCGGTTCGACCGGACCTGGTTTAAAAATTGGATTTGTCAATCCATATTTTTCTACGCCACCCTTGATTAAATCTACATGCAGATCTATATACCCAGCCATCTCGATCGCGCCGCAGAAGGAGATCTCTCCATCGCCCTGAGAAAAGTGAATATCTCCCATTGACAGCTTGGCTCCTTCCACGTAGACGGGGAAGTAGATGCGCGAACCCTTGGACAGATTCTTGATGTCGCAATTGCCGCCATGCTCGCGTGGTGGTACTGTACGAGCAGCTTCCCGAGCAACTCTCTCATACTCCGCACCCGTGAGGGAACCTAAAATCGCGTTTTTAGGATTTGGCAAAGCGGCCAAGGGTGGAACTCGCTCTGGATTAGTGGCAAATAGTTCTGCTTCTCGTTTATTCCACGTTGCCAGTAACTCGTGTGAAGGCGCGCAGCCAATTAAGCCTGGGTGTGGAATCCCCGCAAATTTAACATCCGGGATGTGGCGCGATGACGCATAAATACCTTGAATGTCCCAAATCGCTTTTTGGGCAATGGGGAAGTGGTCGGTGAGAAATCCCCCACCATTCTCTCTTGCGAACAAACCTGTAAAGCCCCATTCATAGTCAGAGAGAGTACCAACATCAAGAAGATCGACAACCAATATATCACCTGGTTCAGCCCCGTTGACATAAATTGGGCCGCTCAAAACGTGCACGACGCTCAGATCGACATCTCGTACGTCATCCGCACTATCATTATTACTAATTTGTCCATCTGTCCAATCCTTACATTCAATCCGAAATACAGCTCCAGGATTCACAGAAACAATTGCTGGAATATCGGGATGCCAGCGATTGTGTCCGACTAGCTCCTGCTCCGTAAGTGGTTTATTCAAGTCAACCTTAAATAAAGTCTCAGGCATAATTATTTTTCTCCTACATGGATATTTTTTCAGTCACAAGATAGGAATAAAAAGCAAACTAGATCCCTTTCTCTTTACTACAAGAAGATCCCACCTGTAAATTTTCGTTGATGTCTGCATGTAGGGGCAGTTTTTGTCAGATACAGGCACTTACGAACGATAGGATTGAGATTTTTAGTTGTGTATATTCAATCGATAGTTGGTACTTTCAAAAGTCATCCTAGAATTTTAAACTGCCAACAAACTGTATTGTTTACTACATTTAACCCAAGATTACTGTGAAATCAATATGCGATTTTAATTTGCAGTAATGATGAATTAAATAATGATTATTATTATCATTTTTAATTGCTTGACTCTCCGGTTAGAGGAGGGTGTTTACTTATTGCAAGCACGAGATTAACAGTTAGTTCTATAGCGGTTTTCATCTGAAAACCGCTATAGAACAATAAATCAGGACAATAAATTATGGAACTTGGTAGCATCAACCACCTTGCTTTGACAGTATCTAATCTCCAGTATTCTGAAGATTTCTATAACTTCTTTCTAGGCTTTATGGGCTACGAGCAAGGAGAGAAAACAGAGCATCTAATTCTTTGGTTTAGTCACAATGGCGTTGTGACAATTTCTCCTGCTAATCCATCCTCTCCAAACCAAAATCACGATCGCTACTCGCCAGGGTTGCATCATTTAGCATTCAGTGCTGACAGCCGCGAGCAGGTAGACGAACTGTATCAAAAGCTTGTAGATAGAGGAGTTGAAATTCTAGATACACCAGCGGAGTACGACTACTTGCCAGGCTACTATGCCGTTTACTGGCTGGATCCAGATGGCATTAAGCTAGAATTTGTCCATACACCAAATTGGCCGCCAACAGAACACCCTGACTCGTGCTGAATACCGTTACTTAAGAGGTTGAGAGAATGCTCAAAATTGGAGATTTCTCCAAATTAGGAGAGATATCAATTAAAACTCTACATCACTACGACCAAATGGGTCTGTTGACACCGATCGCGATCGATCCAGATTCGGGCTATCGCTATTATTCTGTCAAGCAGTTGCCTCGGCTAAATCGCATCCTCGCGCTTAAAGATTTGGGGCTTTCGCTAGAGCAAATTCGCATTCTACTCAATGAAAATGTCTCTTTTGAGCAGATGCAGGGAATGCTGCGCCTCAAGCAAGCTGAGTTGCAGCAGAACATCCAGGAGCAGCAGCAAAAACTAATGCGCGTTTCCATGCGCCTCAATCAAATTGAAAAGGAAGGAATTATGCCAAACTACGATGTCATTATCAAGAAAGTCGAGCCAATTTGGGTTGTCTCAATCAGAGAGATGCTGCCGAGCTACTATGCGATTGGTTCCTTATATGACGAACTAGAACAATTTCTTCGATCTGCTGGTGTAAAGAAGTGGGGTTATTCTCTAGGGATCTGGCACGACCCTGGGTATAAAGAGAGCGAGGTTGACAGTGAAGCCGCGATCGCGATCGATGCACCAATAGCGGGAAGCGATCGCATTAAAGTATACGAACTACCAGGCTGCGATCTCGCGGCAAGTCTCGTCCACCACGGTAGCTATAAGGGTTTCCGCGAGGCTTATCAGAATTTGATTAGTTGGATTGAAAATAACGGCTATCAAATTATTGGTGCGAACCGAGAGATCTACCTAGAATCCGGCCCCGATCCTGACAATGAATCCTACGTTACGGAAATAATGTTTCCGGTTCAGAAAGTTTAAACTGCAATCAGTACAAAATGCATAGCGATCGCACCTCAAGCTTCCTCAAAAGGCAATCGCGATCGCTATGCCTTAAAGATAACTTGCGTCTAAGAAGCCATTTAGGAAGTAAAAGGCGCACCAAAAGCAGGTATAAATACTGATGAAGTCTAGTATAAACCTGAAGAGATGCGCCGATCCTATAATACCGATTTATCCAACCAAGAATGGGAAATTATCGCACCCATGCTACCCAAACCATCAAAATGGGGTAGGCCACCCAAAACAAATATGCGAGAGTTACTGAATGCCATTTTCTATATACTCAAAAATGGTTGTACATGGCAGAATCTACCCCATGACTTTCCGCCTTACTCAACGGTCTATTTCTACTGGCAAAGGTGGGAAAGAACTGGGCTACTGGAGGAGATTAATCGCAAATTGAGCCAACAATTTAGGGAAAAGGTTAGTAAAGAGGCGACCCCAAGCTTGGTGAGTATCGATAGCCAGAGTGTGAAGACAACAGAAAGTGCGGGCAGTCGAGGTTTTGATGGCGGTAAGCAAATCAAGGGCAGAAAACGCTTCGCTATGGTTGACACCTTGGGCTTAGTTGTAAAGGTGTTGGTGTGTGCAGCTAACATCGGTGAAAGAGCAGGAGCTAAGCAGTTGTTACAGAATCTCACATCTCCATTACCACGATTAGAGAAAATTCTGGTTGATGCTGGATTCTCTGGTGATGAAATCACACAATGGGTCAACGACAACTTCGGATGGCTTTGGGAAGTTAGCAAACGGGCAGACAATCAGAAAGGTTTTGTAGTGGAGTCAAAGCGTTGGGTGGTAGAGCGAACCTTTGCTTGGTTAGGTAATTGTCGTAGACTAAGCAAGGATTATGAATTTTATGAGCAAATGTCTGAATCGTTTATTTACTTGGCTTTAATCCGCAAAATGCTAAGAAATCTGGCAACTGCGACTTCCTAAATGGGTTCTAAAAGTAGTTCCATGAATCTAGATGACAGAACTGATAGGGACTGAGTACTGCCTCACCATGATTTGGAATCCAGACGCTCCAGTTACCATCGTCATATTCGCACATCAGTAAAGCTTCATCAAAGCTATAAGGGTTGGGCAACTCTAGCAGTTTTACCCATGTCGAAGGCTCGTATTGCTGTTGCGGTTGCTTAGGTGAGAGCAAAAACTTACACTCTGGGCGATCTAGCGTTGAAACTGGTGGCAAAGTACCGTTTTTCATATGCAACTACCTAAAACAATTATGTGAACAAATTAAAATATTAAGCTCTCGGCAAGAAAATCTTAAAAGTTTCTGTAACAAAAACTACCAAACTCCTAACTATAAATACAAGTATTTGTTGTGTAAATTTACAACGGTTTGCAAACCTTGACATGATGCCAAGTCCTGTTTAGTTACCCCCTTTTGCTTGAAGTCAGCCTTCGCGGCTGGTTGACTGACAAAACGGGTGCGATCGGAATTTTGTGTATCGAGCCTCTGAAACAGCGTAAATACGTACTTCAGGACTCAATAGACCTCTTGCAAATTAGCCAACTGAGGAGCCTTGAGAGCGTTCAAAATTGTAGAGACCAGCAATTAGATTGCAACGCAAACCAAAGCGGTGACGACGATTGCGATAGCGTCCAGATAAGATGCGGAAGATCTTCAAGCGGCGATTAACATGCTCAATGCCAACCCGTTGGCGCGCAAGTTGGCGGTTGAACGCTTTCTGCTCAGGCGTAAGCTGACCACCTTTCGGTTTCTTGTGGGGTAAGCGGCAGTAGAGATGCAGTTTCTGGATGCCTTGATAACCCTTGTCCTGCAAACTCTCGGTTTGAGGATGGAAATGGATGCCAGAAGCTTTGAACAGCTTGAAATCATGCCGTCGCCCCTTGCCGAAAAACGTACAGATAATCTGCCCAGTAAGAGCGTCAATTATGAGTTGACATTTGAGCGTGTGCCCTTTCTGTTTGCCGCTATAAAAGGCACGTTGGTGCCGCTTAGGACGCTCAATGCGAGTTTCAGTCACATCAACGTCGCGACTGTAGGTATCCCAAAGCCCCGCACCAACTGGCGCTTCCCAGGTAGTCGAAAGCGACGTGAGCGGATTAAAGTCTCCTCTACCCAATGCACTATTCGACAAACTGTAGACTCGCTGATGCCCCAACTAGTGGCGATGTGAAAGTAGGTGCGATATTCCCGCCAATACTCGAAGGCAACCAATATGCGGTCTTCTAGTCCGAGTTTAGGCTTGG includes:
- a CDS encoding FmdB family zinc ribbon protein, yielding MPLYEFKCDTCGVFDCFRPISEASNPLACPTCEVPARRIYSTAGLVSLSPSLRSQIGVNSEPRVVNTSDRERNNSPRSAKGRPWMLSH
- the fmdA gene encoding formamidase, yielding MPETLFKVDLNKPLTEQELVGHNRWHPDIPAIVSVNPGAVFRIECKDWTDGQISNNDSADDVRDVDLSVVHVLSGPIYVNGAEPGDILVVDLLDVGTLSDYEWGFTGLFARENGGGFLTDHFPIAQKAIWDIQGIYASSRHIPDVKFAGIPHPGLIGCAPSHELLATWNKREAELFATNPERVPPLAALPNPKNAILGSLTGAEYERVAREAARTVPPREHGGNCDIKNLSKGSRIYFPVYVEGAKLSMGDIHFSQGDGEISFCGAIEMAGYIDLHVDLIKGGVEKYGLTNPIFKPGPVEPRYSEYLVFEGISVDEFTGKQYYLDAHVAYRRACLNAIEYFKKFGYTGEQIYLLLGAAPCEGRISGIVDIPNACCTIAVPTAIFERNILPT
- a CDS encoding VOC family protein; translation: MELGSINHLALTVSNLQYSEDFYNFFLGFMGYEQGEKTEHLILWFSHNGVVTISPANPSSPNQNHDRYSPGLHHLAFSADSREQVDELYQKLVDRGVEILDTPAEYDYLPGYYAVYWLDPDGIKLEFVHTPNWPPTEHPDSC
- a CDS encoding MerR family transcriptional regulator → MLKIGDFSKLGEISIKTLHHYDQMGLLTPIAIDPDSGYRYYSVKQLPRLNRILALKDLGLSLEQIRILLNENVSFEQMQGMLRLKQAELQQNIQEQQQKLMRVSMRLNQIEKEGIMPNYDVIIKKVEPIWVVSIREMLPSYYAIGSLYDELEQFLRSAGVKKWGYSLGIWHDPGYKESEVDSEAAIAIDAPIAGSDRIKVYELPGCDLAASLVHHGSYKGFREAYQNLISWIENNGYQIIGANREIYLESGPDPDNESYVTEIMFPVQKV
- a CDS encoding IS5 family transposase, coding for MRRSYNTDLSNQEWEIIAPMLPKPSKWGRPPKTNMRELLNAIFYILKNGCTWQNLPHDFPPYSTVYFYWQRWERTGLLEEINRKLSQQFREKVSKEATPSLVSIDSQSVKTTESAGSRGFDGGKQIKGRKRFAMVDTLGLVVKVLVCAANIGERAGAKQLLQNLTSPLPRLEKILVDAGFSGDEITQWVNDNFGWLWEVSKRADNQKGFVVESKRWVVERTFAWLGNCRRLSKDYEFYEQMSESFIYLALIRKMLRNLATATS
- a CDS encoding IS5 family transposase (programmed frameshift); this encodes MNYIIAQTLPAAHFKRRFGIETNTFKAIVKVLKPEWRATPTPGAKPKLGLEDRILVAFEYWREYRTYFHIATSWGISESTVCRIVHWVEETLIRSRRFRLPGKRQLVRGFGIPTVANVDVTETRIERPKRHQRAFYSGKQKGHTLKCQLIIDALTGQIICTFFGKGRRHDFKLFKASGIHFHPQTESLQDKGYQGIQKLHLYCRLPHKKPKGGQLTPEQKAFNRQLARQRVGIEHVNRRLKIFRILSGRYRNRRHRFGLRCNLIAGLYNFERSQGSSVG